The Dendropsophus ebraccatus isolate aDenEbr1 chromosome 10, aDenEbr1.pat, whole genome shotgun sequence genome has a segment encoding these proteins:
- the ITPKC gene encoding inositol-trisphosphate 3-kinase C, whose translation MGQNYSDSAAKAAVSFSSAGEWKKRLRVRRRRRREDKRPAEEQKTEKGRGQPPARRAALSIGQAGAESSFIRERGHSDRRTDADCSIVQGIQQPYSSDSTVQSIQQPYSSDSTVQSIQQPYSSDSTVQSIQQTYNSDSTVQSIQQPYSSDSTVQSIQRSLDVGSLQQTPSCTAQNTLADPRPREDTGVGDGSPELGGEDHPSPAGTVLSTQTAAAPDMRLDGQGGRLRRDMSKCDAAKPGLTTGKERVWQEDGGKKILGSPRKFLGGSEPAVEGAGQVDGSETLEHTGGDWRGEKRLYLPVTHRTMVSCAGGQTSKTYERCKEVSGSLTISGTDPKMGSNNHPHCPIEELWTSDSGIGGLKLTITPPDTDCAPKTTQSGDHPRESLLNRRGPPFLMNSDNHTYAIPRLIVTRDVSPKRCLPPSLSPQFHESGFSLDVPLSGDAESPCADSGCGGSPVPSLFLRKLSSSSGLSSASSFEESEDDFISSDLEPSGLMVCSPDEPGASSTSWRKLKNMVHWSPFVVSFKKHYPWVQLAGHAGNFKAGEYGKILKKFCQCEQQCLEWLNRDSLRPFVPGYYGVVEKEGETYNQMEDLLSEFDSPSIMDCKMGVRTYLEEELVKAREKPKLRKDMYDKMVAVDPEAPTEEEHRQGAVLKPRYMQWRETLSSTATFGFRIEGIKRADGTCDTNFKKTKHREQVMRALEDFVDGNKNILRNYLTRLKELRIELEKSEFFKQHEVVGSSLLFVHDSSELAKVWMIDFGKTVRLANKQTLNHRVPWVEGNREDGYLWGLDNLINIFSDMV comes from the exons ATGGGACAAAACTATTCTGATAGCGCAGCCAAGGCTGCTGTAAGCTTCTCCAGTGCCGGAGAGTGGAAGAAGCGCCTCCGAGTCCGGAGGAGGCGGAGAAGAGAAGACAAAAGGCCGGCTGAGGAGCAGAAGACGGAAAAGGGCAGAGGACAGCCTCCTGCTAGGAGGGCAGCGCTGAGTATAGGGCAGGCTGGAGCAGAGAGCAGCTTCATACGGGAGAGAGGGCACAGTGATCGCAGGACTGATGCTGACTGTAGTAtagtgcagggtatacagcagccctATAGTAGTGatagcacagtgcagagtatacagCAGCCCTATAGTAGTGatagcacagtgcagagtatacagCAGCCCTATAGTAGTGatagcacagtgcagagtatacagCAGACTTATAATAGTGAtagtacagtgcagagtatacaGCAGCCCTATAGTAGTGatagcacagtgcagagtatacagCGCTCATTAGATGTAGGTTCCTTGCAGCAGACCCCGTCCTGCACAGCACAGAATACATTGGCAGATCCAAGACCTAGAGAAGATACTGGAGTGGGGGACGGATCCCCGGAATTAGGAGGGGAAGATCATCCATCACCTGCCGGTACAGTGCTGAGTACCCAGACTGCTGCGGCTCCTGACATGAGACTGGATGGGCAGGGTGGGCGGCTCAGAAGGGATATGTCCAAGTGCGATGCCGCCAAGCCGGGTCTGACCACCGGGAAGGAAAGAGTTTGGCAAGAAGACGGGGGCAAAAAGATCTTGGGGTCACCCAGGAAGTTTTTGGGGGGCTCGGAGCCCGCTGTGGAGGGTGCTGGGCAGGTGGATGGTTCGGAGACTTTGGAGCACACTGGTGGTGACTGGAGAGGCGAGAAGAGACTTTATCTGCCGGTGACCCACCGCACTATGGTCAGCTGTGCCGGAGGACAAACGTCTAAGACATATGAGAGGTGTAAAGAAGTATCGGGGTCTCTAACCATCTCAGGGACCGATCCCAAAATGGGATCCAACAATCACCCCCATTGTCCCATAGAGGAACTGTGGACTAGTGACTCCGGAATTGGTGGCCTTAAATTAACCATCACTCCGCCAGATACAGACTGTGCCCCCAAAACCACGCAAAGCGGTGACCACCCCAGAGAGTCCCTGTTGAACCGAAGGGGACCCCCTTTCCTTATGAACTCCGATAACCACACCTATGCAATCCCCCGACTCATCGTCACCCGGGATGTCAGTCCCAAGCGCtgcctccccccttctctgtccccTCAGTTCCATGAATCGGGTTTCAGCCTTGACGTTCCCCTCTCGGGCGATGCAGAGTCGCCCTGCGCGGATAGCGGCTGCGGAGGATCCCCTGTGCCTTCCCTCTTCCTACGCAAGTTGTCCAGCTCCTCCGGCCTCTCGTCTGCTTCATCCTTTGAGGAGTCTGAAGATGACTTCATCAGCAGTGATCTGGAGCCTAGTGGGTTAATGGTCTGCAGTCCTGATGAGCCAGGAGCATCT AGTACATCCTGGAGGAAGCTGAAGAACATGGTCCACTGGTCACCCTTTGTGGTGTCCTTCAAGAAGCACTATCCATGGGTCCAGCTGGCTGGGCACGCAG GCAACTTCAAAGCTGGAGAATATGGGAAAATCCTAAAGAAGTTTTGTCAGTGTGAACAGCAATGTTTAGAGTGGTTGAACCGAGACTCCTTACGGCCTTTTGTCCCTGGATATTACGGAGTGGTTGAAAAGGAAGGAGAGACCTACAACCAGATGGAAGACCTTCTATCGGAGTTCGATTCTCCTTCCATCATGGACTGTAAAATGGGTGTTCG GACATATCTAGAGGAGGAGCTGGTCAAGGCTCGGGAGAAGCCCAAGCTCAGAAAGGACATGTATGATAAAATGGTCGCCGTGGACCCCGAGGCACCTACTGAAGAGGAACACAGACAAGGAGCAGTCCTGAAGCCAAGATATATGCAATGGCGGGAGACCCTTAGTTCAACCGCAACCTTTGGCTTTAGAATAGAGGGCATTAAG AGAGCTGACGGAACATGTGACACAAACTTCAAGAAGACCAAACACCGGGAGCAGGTGATGAGAGCGCTGGAAGACTTTGTTGATGGCAATAAAAACATTTTG AGAAATTACTTAACAAGATTGAAAGAGCTCCGCATAGAACTGGAAAAGTCCGAGTTTTTCAAGCAACACGAG GTGGTTGGCAGCTCCTTGCTTTTTGTCCACGACTCCTCGGAACTGGCCAAGGTTTGGATGATAGACTTTGGAAAAACCGTTCGGCTGGCGAACAAGCAGACACTAAATCACCGGGTGCCTTGGGTGGAGGGAAACCGGGAGGATGGTTACCTGTGGGGGCTTGACAACCTCATAAACATTTTCTCTGACATGGTGTAG